TGAGTGTATCTCGCAGCAGTTATTACCGTTGGATTAAGAACCCTATAAATAAACGAGAACAAAAGCATATGGAACTTAGCCGAGAGATTAAAGATGCATACTTCGATGCCAAGGGGCGCAACGGCAGTCCCAGGTTGGCTAAAGATTTGCAAGCATCCGGAGTCAATGTTTCCAGAACAACTGTTGCCCGTCATATGAGAAATATGGGATTGCGCAGCAAGCTTTCTAAGAAGTTTAGGGTAACCACTGATGCATCCCACAATTACAATGTAGCGCCTAATTTGCTTAACCGTGAGTTCAATCAAAAAGAACCAATGAGGGCTTGTGTGTCCGACATTACTTACATCTGCTGTAAGGATGGATTCCTTTACCTTACGTGCGTGATTGATCTTTTTGATCGAAAACTCATTGGGTGGTCTATCAGCGATAATTTGACTGCTTCCGGCACTGTCATACCGGCTATCAGGATGGCCAACCGAAACAGACCGTTTAAAGAAGGGATGATCTTTCACTCTGACAGGGGCATTCAATATGCCTGCAAACAGACCGTTAATTTGTTGCAGTACCATAGGGTAGAGCAAAGCATGAGCGGGAAAGGCAACTGTTGGGATAATGCGGTGGCTGAAAGTTTCTTTAAATCTTTCAAAACCGAGTTGATTTATGGTACCAAGCTTAAAACAAAAGAGCAGATGTGCTTGGATGTATTTGAATATATTGAATCCTGGTATAATCATAAAAGAAGATTCTCAGCATTGGGTAATTTGACTATTGATGAATTTTGGAAACAGTACAATATTAAAAAACAATTAATTAAAAATGTTGCTTAACTTATTGTCTCAAATAAGTTGGCAATTCCAATTGGTTGGTTTATATCAGGAAAGGGATATTAAACTTATGACTAATTACAATGGTTGATTATGGTTTATCCTGAGAAAGAGAATATTATATTAGATAAGACATATAACTATGCGATAAGAATTGTGAAGTTATATCAGTATTTGTAAAGAGAAAAAGGAATTTGAGTTATCCCGACAAATTCTACGAAGTGGGACATCTATCGGTGCAAATGTCGAAGAGTCTGTTGGAGGGCTTTCCCGAAAAGATTTTCTGGCCAAATTGGGTGTATCGTATCGGGAAGCCCGTGAAACCCGTTTTTGGTTAAGATTATTAAGAGATACAGATTATATATCTAAAGAACAAAGTGAAAGCATGTTAGAAGATCTGGAAGAAATTATCCGTATTATCACGGCAATTCAGAAAACAATAAAAAATAAAGATTAATTGGTAAGTACAAGATTGAAATTAGTTTATATTATTCATTTCACTTATCATAATTGATTCTCAATCTTTTGAGGTTTAAAATAATTAAAACTATTTAGTGTTCAGTACTTAATTGGTAATTAGTAATTTGTAATTGGTAATTAAAATGAAATCAACACGCAATCCCTGGGCATGGATCCCTACCTTGTATTTTGCCGAAGGTTTACCCTACGTAGCGGTAATGGTCGTTTCCGTAGTTATGTACAAACGCTTCGGATTATCCAATACCGAAATAGCCCTGTACACCAGTTGGCTCTACCTTCCATGGGTCATCAAACCCTTCTGGAGCCCGTTCGTGGATATCCTGAAAACCAAACGGTGGTGGATCGTATCCATGCAGTTGCTGATCGGCGCCGGATTCGCGGGTATTGCCTTTACCCTACCTACCCCATTCTACCTGCAGGCATCACTCGCATTCTTCTGGCTGATGGCCTTCAGTTCCGCTACACACGATATCGCTGCCGACGGCTTTTACATGCTGGCACTGGACGATTCACAGCAATCATTCTTTGTCGGCATACGTAGCACCTTCTATCGCCTCGCCTCCATTGCGGGGCAGGGACTACTTGTGATCCTGGCCGGATTCCTCGAGAAAAGTACCGGCAATATCCCATACGCCTGGAGTATTACCTTTTTCATTCTGGCAGGTTTATTTATCGCTTTCTTTGCCTGGCACCGCTTTATGCTGCCCTACCCTGCAAGCGATACGGGAAAAGTCGCACATACCCCGAAAGAGGTAATGACAGAGTTCGGGAACACATTCAAATCATTTTTCACGAAGAAAGGGATCGGTTTGGCCATCGCCTTTATGCTCTTATACCGGCTGGCTGAAGCCATGTTGGTGAAGCTGGCATCACCTTTCCTGCTTGATGCCCGGGCAGTGGGAGGCGTAGGATTAAGCACACAGGAAGTTGGTCTCGCCTATGGTACGGTCGGCGTGATATCCCTCACCTTTGGAGGTATCATTGGCGGTATCGTTGCATCGCGTAAAGGATTAAAATACTGGCTTTGGCCTATGGCACTGGCTATCACCCTACCCAATGCCGCCTATCTCTTACTGGCAATATACCAACCCGAAAGTTTTATTTGGGTAAATATAGCAGTGGCTATCGAACAACTTGGTTACGGATTTGGCTTTACCGCCTATATGCTCTACCTGATCTATTTCTCTCAGGGCGAACATAAGACTGCACACTACTCCATCTGTACGGGATTCATGGCACTGGGAATGATGCTCCCGGGTATGGCGGCCGGCTGGATTCAGGAGCAACTGGGATATGTGAATTTCTTTGTTTTTATTATGATCGCTACCATCCCTACCCTTCTGTTGATTCCATTTATGAAAATAGATAAGGATTTTGGGAAAGCAAAGAAAGAAACACCAGCAGAAGAATAAGCTGAGTAATCAGATAGTACGTTACGCGTGATAGTGCCTTCGGTGATATATACTGCGTATGATAATACCTGTGGCGATAATTGGTAATTAGTAATTAGTAATTGGTAATTGATAATTGATATTTAGTAATTGGTAATTTAAAAAAACATGAATAATTTGAGGTTAATAACAGCATTTATTATATGTGGTTTACTCATTTCCCTCTCCTCTTCCGCCCAGAAAATAAACGTGAAGACCGGTATCGAAGTGTTGAAAGAAGCCAACTTTAAAATATTACAAGGGAAACGCGTAGGACTGATCACTAATCCGACTGGAGTCGATAACAACCTGACATCGACCATCGATATCCTGTATGAAGCGCCCAATGTGCAACTGGTAGCACTCTATGGCCCGGAACATGGCGTACGCGGTGATGTGCATGCCGGCGATAAAATAGAATCATTCACTGATCCCAATACCGGAGTACCTGTCCATTCCCTCTACGGAGCTACCCGAAAACCCACCAAAGAGATGCTGGAAGGCGTGGATGTACTTGTGTATGATATCCAGGATATAGGATGCCGGTCTTATACCTATATATCTACCATGTATCTGGCTATGCAGGCCGCCGCAGAAAACAACATCGAATTTGTGGTACTCGACCGCCCAAACCCGTTAGGCGGCCTGAAAGTGGAAGGGAACCTGGTGGAAGAAGGTTTCTTCTCTTTTGTAAGCCAACTGCGGATCCCTTATGTCTACGGCCTTACCTGCGGAGAATTGGCAGAAATGATCATCGGAGAAAAGATGATTCCTCAACCTTGTAAACTGACGGTGGTAAAAATGAAAAAATGGCGTCGGAAAATGAATTTCGAAGACACAGGGTTACCCTGGATTCCCACCTCACCCCATATACCGTTCGCCCATTCAGCCTATTTTTATCCTGTTTCGGGGATCCTGGGTGAACTGGGGTATATGTCTATCGGCGTGGGTTATACGCTTCCCTTTGAGATGTTCGCAGCCGAATGGATCAATGCCGAAGAGTTTGCCGGGGCATTAAATGCCAAGCGACTGCCGGGAGTAACGTTCCGTCCTATCCACCTGAAACCCTATTATTCGGTTGGGCAAGGAAGCAACTTTCAGGGAGTACAGATATATCTGACTGATTTCCGGAAAGCACGCCTGTCGGATATCCAGTTCCATGTAATGGAGGTCGCCGCACAACTTTACCCTGACAAAAAGGTATTTGATCATGCTCCCGAAAACAGGTTCGACATGTTCGACAAAGTGAGCGGCAGTGATTTTATCCGACTGGAATTTTCCAAAAACCACCGTTTCGCAGATATTCAATCCTACTGGACAAAAGATGAAGAAGCATTCAGGAAATTGTCGAAGAAGTATTATCTTTACCGCTGATATAAAGTCAAATGGAAATCCTGTTTATGTAACGCTATCATAGCAAAAAATGAATACAATAACTACACCTCAGCAGAGCGGTCGGTTGCTTTCGCTCGATATTCTCCGGGGGATCACTATCGCCGGCATGATCATGGTTAACAATCCCGGTTCATGGAGATATGTCTATACACCCCTCGGCCATGCACATTGGCATGGGCTCACGCCCACCGACCTGGTATTCCCGTTCTTTATGTTTATCATGGGGGTATCCACCTTTATGTCGTTACGAAAATTCCACTTCGAACCGTCTAAAGGAGCTATCTGGAAAATTGTACGGCGCACCATCCTTATTTTCGTAATCGGGCTGGCACTGGGCTGGTTCGGACAACTGTGCAGGGGACTCGCCTCAGGAGAACCTTTCATGCAAGCCGCTACCCATTTCGATACTCTTCGTATATTGGGCGTACTGCAACGATTGGGGTTGGCTTACGGTTTCGCAGCACTTATCGCAGTATTTGTGAAAAGTAAGTATCTGCCCTGGTTGATTACCTTGCTTTTATTGGGATATTTCCTGATCCTACAATTCGGAAAAGGATTCGAGATGTCGGAGCAGAACATCATTGCCGTAGTCGACCGCGCGTTATGGGGTACTGATCATATGTACAAAGACACCGCACCGTCAGGAGAACGGATTGCATTCGACCCGGAAGGTTTGCTCAGCACACTTCCTTCCATTGCCCATGTACTGATCGGCTTCCTCTTCGGTAAGCTTATCGTTGATAACAAGGAGAATCATACCCGCGTAGAAAAACTGCTGATCTTGGGAACCGTACTTGCATTCGCCGGATTACTGCTACAATATGGCTGCCCTATCAACAAGAAAATATGGAGTCCTACTTTCGTCCTTGCTACTACAGGTTTTGCCGCCCAACTACTAGGGTTACTTATCTGGATCATCGATATCAATAAAAAAGAGCGATGGAGCCGGTTTTTCCATGCATTCGGTGTAAATCCGCTTATCGTGTATGTGTTTGCAGGAGTATTCGCTACCCTACTTTCCAACATCAGGTTTACAGTGCAGGGGGAAGCTATTTCCATCAAAACGTTTGTCTATGAAATGTTACTGCGTCCCTGGGCAGGTGATTATTTCGGATCGTTGCTTTACGCACTCCTGTTTGTCACTGCTTGTTGGCTGTTCGGATATATCCTCTACAAACGGAATATTTACATCAAATTATGATAGCCAATTTCGTTGCGATAATGCACTATGGGCGATAATTAAAAGGAATTTACAAATTATCCATGGATTTTGCCATATGCAAGAAATATTAATAGCCGATAGCGGCGCTACAAAATCAGACTGGTGTCTTACAAGAAACGGAGAGATAATACACCGTTTTTCCGGGAAAGGTATTAGTCCTGTATATCAGACACAAGAAGAGATCGCTGAAGAGATAAGGTTACATGTATATCCTCTCTTAAAAGAGGCCAATATAGAAGCGATTTATTTCTATGGAGCAGGGTGTATCCCTGAGAAAACGGGCCTGGTACGCGATGCCATTCGTCAATCATTTCCCGTTGAGACTGTTCAAGTCTACAGCGATCTGATAGCAGCGACTCACAGCCTTTGTGGACGCAAATCCGGAATTGCCTGTATCCTGGGAACCGGAAGTAATTCCTGTGAATGGGATGGTACAAGTATCGTGAACCAGATATCTCCGCTCGGTTTTATTTTGGGTGACGAAGGAAGTGGTGCTGTATTGGGAAAAAATCTGATAGGAGATGCTTTGAAAAATCAACTTACTGAGGGGCTGAAAGAAACATTACTCGACGAGTATGATCTTACACCTGCACTTGTTATTGACAAAGTATACCGTCAACCTTTCCCTAACCGTTTTCTGGCAAGCCTCTGCCCGTTTCTACTCAACCATATCGAAGACCCGACTATCCGGAGAATCATTACCCGCAGTTTTTCTGCTTTTTTTGAAAGGAATGTGATGCAGTACGATTATCAAAAAAATAAAGTTAATTTTGTGGGCTCTATCGCATGGTATTTTTCCGATCCGTTGAAGGAAGTCGCGGCAGAAAAAGGAATTGAGATCGGAACAATATCCCAATCACCTATGCCGGGACTGATTGAGTATCACAAACTGTAAATTACTAATTACAAATTACTAATTTAAGTATACCAATCAATTAGCCACATTAGCACTACCTGTCCCGACTCGTCGGGATAGTTGCTACTTGTCCCGATTCATCGGGATTGGCACATTTAACTACGCTTCGCTCCGTTGAACGTTGTTTGTCACATTAAATTAATCATCAAATTAGCAAATCATCAAATCAATAGTCATGTCTTTTACTAAAATAACAGAGCAATCATCGCTCTATGACAACTTAGAACAAAAATCCGTTCTCGAAATTCTTACAGAGATCAATCAAGAAGATCAGAAAGTGGCGCTTGCCGTACAGAAAACCATTCCCGAAATAGAGAAACTGGTGACCGGCATCGTGGCAAGAATGCAGCGAGGCGGGCGTCTTTTCTATATCGGTGCAGGTACAAGCGGCAGGCTTGGAGTGCTCGACGCCTCTGAGATTCCACCTACCTTCGGCATGCCTGACACTTATGTGATCGGGTTGATTGCCGGAGGAGACGTCGCGTTACGTAATCCGGTGG
This window of the Proteiniphilum saccharofermentans genome carries:
- a CDS encoding IS3 family transposase — translated: MIYQFIKDYNSREWTIGMMCRVLSVSRSSYYRWIKNPINKREQKHMELSREIKDAYFDAKGRNGSPRLAKDLQASGVNVSRTTVARHMRNMGLRSKLSKKFRVTTDASHNYNVAPNLLNREFNQKEPMRACVSDITYICCKDGFLYLTCVIDLFDRKLIGWSISDNLTASGTVIPAIRMANRNRPFKEGMIFHSDRGIQYACKQTVNLLQYHRVEQSMSGKGNCWDNAVAESFFKSFKTELIYGTKLKTKEQMCLDVFEYIESWYNHKRRFSALGNLTIDEFWKQYNIKKQLIKNVA
- a CDS encoding exo-beta-N-acetylmuramidase NamZ family protein — translated: MNNLRLITAFIICGLLISLSSSAQKINVKTGIEVLKEANFKILQGKRVGLITNPTGVDNNLTSTIDILYEAPNVQLVALYGPEHGVRGDVHAGDKIESFTDPNTGVPVHSLYGATRKPTKEMLEGVDVLVYDIQDIGCRSYTYISTMYLAMQAAAENNIEFVVLDRPNPLGGLKVEGNLVEEGFFSFVSQLRIPYVYGLTCGELAEMIIGEKMIPQPCKLTVVKMKKWRRKMNFEDTGLPWIPTSPHIPFAHSAYFYPVSGILGELGYMSIGVGYTLPFEMFAAEWINAEEFAGALNAKRLPGVTFRPIHLKPYYSVGQGSNFQGVQIYLTDFRKARLSDIQFHVMEVAAQLYPDKKVFDHAPENRFDMFDKVSGSDFIRLEFSKNHRFADIQSYWTKDEEAFRKLSKKYYLYR
- a CDS encoding ATPase, giving the protein MQEILIADSGATKSDWCLTRNGEIIHRFSGKGISPVYQTQEEIAEEIRLHVYPLLKEANIEAIYFYGAGCIPEKTGLVRDAIRQSFPVETVQVYSDLIAATHSLCGRKSGIACILGTGSNSCEWDGTSIVNQISPLGFILGDEGSGAVLGKNLIGDALKNQLTEGLKETLLDEYDLTPALVIDKVYRQPFPNRFLASLCPFLLNHIEDPTIRRIITRSFSAFFERNVMQYDYQKNKVNFVGSIAWYFSDPLKEVAAEKGIEIGTISQSPMPGLIEYHKL
- a CDS encoding acyltransferase family protein — protein: MNTITTPQQSGRLLSLDILRGITIAGMIMVNNPGSWRYVYTPLGHAHWHGLTPTDLVFPFFMFIMGVSTFMSLRKFHFEPSKGAIWKIVRRTILIFVIGLALGWFGQLCRGLASGEPFMQAATHFDTLRILGVLQRLGLAYGFAALIAVFVKSKYLPWLITLLLLGYFLILQFGKGFEMSEQNIIAVVDRALWGTDHMYKDTAPSGERIAFDPEGLLSTLPSIAHVLIGFLFGKLIVDNKENHTRVEKLLILGTVLAFAGLLLQYGCPINKKIWSPTFVLATTGFAAQLLGLLIWIIDINKKERWSRFFHAFGVNPLIVYVFAGVFATLLSNIRFTVQGEAISIKTFVYEMLLRPWAGDYFGSLLYALLFVTACWLFGYILYKRNIYIKL
- a CDS encoding MFS transporter, translating into MKSTRNPWAWIPTLYFAEGLPYVAVMVVSVVMYKRFGLSNTEIALYTSWLYLPWVIKPFWSPFVDILKTKRWWIVSMQLLIGAGFAGIAFTLPTPFYLQASLAFFWLMAFSSATHDIAADGFYMLALDDSQQSFFVGIRSTFYRLASIAGQGLLVILAGFLEKSTGNIPYAWSITFFILAGLFIAFFAWHRFMLPYPASDTGKVAHTPKEVMTEFGNTFKSFFTKKGIGLAIAFMLLYRLAEAMLVKLASPFLLDARAVGGVGLSTQEVGLAYGTVGVISLTFGGIIGGIVASRKGLKYWLWPMALAITLPNAAYLLLAIYQPESFIWVNIAVAIEQLGYGFGFTAYMLYLIYFSQGEHKTAHYSICTGFMALGMMLPGMAAGWIQEQLGYVNFFVFIMIATIPTLLLIPFMKIDKDFGKAKKETPAEE
- a CDS encoding four helix bundle protein, whose protein sequence is MGANVEESVGGLSRKDFLAKLGVSYREARETRFWLRLLRDTDYISKEQSESMLEDLEEIIRIITAIQKTIKNKD